One window from the genome of Ailuropoda melanoleuca isolate Jingjing chromosome 5, ASM200744v2, whole genome shotgun sequence encodes:
- the ECI2 gene encoding enoyl-CoA delta isomerase 2, mitochondrial isoform X1 encodes MAGVTGRLVRGWCPRAVRRLSLLLTSILQCLSFTFLPVAKFTQPFSSLQVPAQLHMSKTAMGASQKDFESAMNQVKLLEKDPGNEVKLKLYALYKQATEGPCSTPKPGVFDLINKAKWDAWNALGNLPKETARQNYVDLVSGLSSSSDSSSQVKPEADREQAGYETLVMTSEDGITKIMLNRPTKMNALTTQMYQEIMLALEAASKDDSTITVLTGNGSYFSSGNDLTNFTHISPDEIEEKARRGAILLRDFVGCFIDFPKPLVAAVNGPAVGISVTILRLFDLVYASDRATFHTPFSHLGQTPEGCSSYTFPKLMGPGKAAEMLIFGKKLTAAEACAQGLVTEVFPDSTFQKEVWTRLKAYSKLPRNALRISKQMIRNHEKEKLHATNAEESRILQERWLSDECMNAIMNFLSRKAKM; translated from the exons ATGGCTGGGGTAACCGGCCGACTGGTCCGGGGCTGGTGTCCGAGAGCGGTCAGGAG GCTCAGTCTCCTGCTCACTTCCATCTTGCAGTGCCTTTCATTCACTTTCTTGCCTGTGGCAAAATTTACACAGCCATTCAG TTCCCTGCAGGTCCCAGCACAGCTGCACATGAGCAAGACAGCAATGGGAGCCAGTCAGAAGGATTTTGAGAGTGCAATGAATCAGGTGAAACTGCTGGAGAAGGACCCAGGAAATGAAGTGAAGCTCAAACTCTATGCGCTCTATAAGCAG GCCACTGAAGGACCTTGTAGTACACCTAAACCAGGTGTGTTTGACTTGATCAATAAGGCCAAATGGGATGCATGGAATGCTCTTGGCAATCTGCCCAAG GAAACTGCTAGGCAGAACTATGTGGATTTGGTGTCTGGTTTGAGTTCTTCGTCTGACTCCTCTAGCCAAGTGAAGCCTGAAGCAGACAGGGAACAAGCTGGTTACGAAACCCTGGTGATGACTTCTGAAGACGGCATCACAAAGATCATGTTGAACCGGCCCACCAAAATGAATGCATTGACCACACAG ATGTATCAGGAAATCATGCTTGCACTTGAAGCTGCAAGCAAGGATGACTCTACCATAACTGTTTTAACAG GAAATGGTAGTTATTTCTCCAGTGGAAATGATCTGACTAATTTCACTCATATTTCCCCTGATGAAATAGAGGAGAAAGCTAGAAGGGGTGCCATTTTACTGAG GGATTTTGTGGGCTGTTTCATAGATTTTCCTAAGCCTCTGGTCGCAGCGGTCAATGGTCCAGCTGTGGGAATCTCTGTCACCATTCTTAGGCTATTTGATCTTGTGTATGCATCTGACAGG GCAACATTTCACACTCCTTTTAGTCACCTTGGCCAAACTCCAGAAGGGTGTTCCTCTTATACTTTTCCGAAGTTAATGGGCCCAGGCAAG GCAGCAGAAATGCTCATTTTTGGGAAGAAGTTAACTGCTGCAGAAGCCTGTGCTCAAGGACTTGTTACAGAAGTTTTTCCTGATAGCACCTTTCAGAAAGAAGTTTGGACCAGGCTGAAAGCATATTCAAAGCTCCCCCGAAAT GCCTTGCGTATTTCAAAACAGATGATCAGAAATCACGAGAAAGAAAAGCTGCATGCTACTAACGCTGAAGAAAGCAGAATCCTCCAGGAAAGGTGGCTGTCAGACGAATGCATGAATGCGATCATGAACTTCTTATCCCGAAAAGCCAAAATGTGA
- the ECI2 gene encoding enoyl-CoA delta isomerase 2, mitochondrial isoform X4: MAGVTGRLVRGWCPRAVRSSLQVPAQLHMSKTAMGASQKDFESAMNQVKLLEKDPGNEVKLKLYALYKQATEGPCSTPKPGVFDLINKAKWDAWNALGNLPKETARQNYVDLVSGLSSSSDSSSQVKPEADREQAGYETLVMTSEDGITKIMLNRPTKMNALTTQMYQEIMLALEAASKDDSTITVLTGNGSYFSSGNDLTNFTHISPDEIEEKARRGAILLRDFVGCFIDFPKPLVAAVNGPAVGISVTILRLFDLVYASDRATFHTPFSHLGQTPEGCSSYTFPKLMGPGKAAEMLIFGKKLTAAEACAQGLVTEVFPDSTFQKEVWTRLKAYSKLPRNALRISKQMIRNHEKEKLHATNAEESRILQERWLSDECMNAIMNFLSRKAKM, translated from the exons ATGGCTGGGGTAACCGGCCGACTGGTCCGGGGCTGGTGTCCGAGAGCGGTCAGGAG TTCCCTGCAGGTCCCAGCACAGCTGCACATGAGCAAGACAGCAATGGGAGCCAGTCAGAAGGATTTTGAGAGTGCAATGAATCAGGTGAAACTGCTGGAGAAGGACCCAGGAAATGAAGTGAAGCTCAAACTCTATGCGCTCTATAAGCAG GCCACTGAAGGACCTTGTAGTACACCTAAACCAGGTGTGTTTGACTTGATCAATAAGGCCAAATGGGATGCATGGAATGCTCTTGGCAATCTGCCCAAG GAAACTGCTAGGCAGAACTATGTGGATTTGGTGTCTGGTTTGAGTTCTTCGTCTGACTCCTCTAGCCAAGTGAAGCCTGAAGCAGACAGGGAACAAGCTGGTTACGAAACCCTGGTGATGACTTCTGAAGACGGCATCACAAAGATCATGTTGAACCGGCCCACCAAAATGAATGCATTGACCACACAG ATGTATCAGGAAATCATGCTTGCACTTGAAGCTGCAAGCAAGGATGACTCTACCATAACTGTTTTAACAG GAAATGGTAGTTATTTCTCCAGTGGAAATGATCTGACTAATTTCACTCATATTTCCCCTGATGAAATAGAGGAGAAAGCTAGAAGGGGTGCCATTTTACTGAG GGATTTTGTGGGCTGTTTCATAGATTTTCCTAAGCCTCTGGTCGCAGCGGTCAATGGTCCAGCTGTGGGAATCTCTGTCACCATTCTTAGGCTATTTGATCTTGTGTATGCATCTGACAGG GCAACATTTCACACTCCTTTTAGTCACCTTGGCCAAACTCCAGAAGGGTGTTCCTCTTATACTTTTCCGAAGTTAATGGGCCCAGGCAAG GCAGCAGAAATGCTCATTTTTGGGAAGAAGTTAACTGCTGCAGAAGCCTGTGCTCAAGGACTTGTTACAGAAGTTTTTCCTGATAGCACCTTTCAGAAAGAAGTTTGGACCAGGCTGAAAGCATATTCAAAGCTCCCCCGAAAT GCCTTGCGTATTTCAAAACAGATGATCAGAAATCACGAGAAAGAAAAGCTGCATGCTACTAACGCTGAAGAAAGCAGAATCCTCCAGGAAAGGTGGCTGTCAGACGAATGCATGAATGCGATCATGAACTTCTTATCCCGAAAAGCCAAAATGTGA
- the ECI2 gene encoding enoyl-CoA delta isomerase 2, mitochondrial isoform X5: MSKTAMGASQKDFESAMNQVKLLEKDPGNEVKLKLYALYKQATEGPCSTPKPGVFDLINKAKWDAWNALGNLPKETARQNYVDLVSGLSSSSDSSSQVKPEADREQAGYETLVMTSEDGITKIMLNRPTKMNALTTQMYQEIMLALEAASKDDSTITVLTGNGSYFSSGNDLTNFTHISPDEIEEKARRGAILLRDFVGCFIDFPKPLVAAVNGPAVGISVTILRLFDLVYASDRATFHTPFSHLGQTPEGCSSYTFPKLMGPGKAAEMLIFGKKLTAAEACAQGLVTEVFPDSTFQKEVWTRLKAYSKLPRNALRISKQMIRNHEKEKLHATNAEESRILQERWLSDECMNAIMNFLSRKAKM, translated from the exons ATGAGCAAGACAGCAATGGGAGCCAGTCAGAAGGATTTTGAGAGTGCAATGAATCAGGTGAAACTGCTGGAGAAGGACCCAGGAAATGAAGTGAAGCTCAAACTCTATGCGCTCTATAAGCAG GCCACTGAAGGACCTTGTAGTACACCTAAACCAGGTGTGTTTGACTTGATCAATAAGGCCAAATGGGATGCATGGAATGCTCTTGGCAATCTGCCCAAG GAAACTGCTAGGCAGAACTATGTGGATTTGGTGTCTGGTTTGAGTTCTTCGTCTGACTCCTCTAGCCAAGTGAAGCCTGAAGCAGACAGGGAACAAGCTGGTTACGAAACCCTGGTGATGACTTCTGAAGACGGCATCACAAAGATCATGTTGAACCGGCCCACCAAAATGAATGCATTGACCACACAG ATGTATCAGGAAATCATGCTTGCACTTGAAGCTGCAAGCAAGGATGACTCTACCATAACTGTTTTAACAG GAAATGGTAGTTATTTCTCCAGTGGAAATGATCTGACTAATTTCACTCATATTTCCCCTGATGAAATAGAGGAGAAAGCTAGAAGGGGTGCCATTTTACTGAG GGATTTTGTGGGCTGTTTCATAGATTTTCCTAAGCCTCTGGTCGCAGCGGTCAATGGTCCAGCTGTGGGAATCTCTGTCACCATTCTTAGGCTATTTGATCTTGTGTATGCATCTGACAGG GCAACATTTCACACTCCTTTTAGTCACCTTGGCCAAACTCCAGAAGGGTGTTCCTCTTATACTTTTCCGAAGTTAATGGGCCCAGGCAAG GCAGCAGAAATGCTCATTTTTGGGAAGAAGTTAACTGCTGCAGAAGCCTGTGCTCAAGGACTTGTTACAGAAGTTTTTCCTGATAGCACCTTTCAGAAAGAAGTTTGGACCAGGCTGAAAGCATATTCAAAGCTCCCCCGAAAT GCCTTGCGTATTTCAAAACAGATGATCAGAAATCACGAGAAAGAAAAGCTGCATGCTACTAACGCTGAAGAAAGCAGAATCCTCCAGGAAAGGTGGCTGTCAGACGAATGCATGAATGCGATCATGAACTTCTTATCCCGAAAAGCCAAAATGTGA
- the ECI2 gene encoding enoyl-CoA delta isomerase 2, mitochondrial isoform X2 produces the protein MAGVTGRLVRGWCPRAVRRLSLLLTSILQCLSFTFLPVAKFTQPFSSLQVPAQLHMSKTAMGASQKDFESAMNQVKLLEKDPGNEVKLKLYALYKQATEGPCSTPKPGVFDLINKAKWDAWNALGNLPKETARQNYVDLVSGLSSSSDSSSQVKPEADREQAGYETLVMTSEDGITKIMLNRPTKMNALTTQMYQEIMLALEAASKDDSTITVLTGNGSYFSSGNDLTNFTHISPDEIEEKARRGAILLRDFVGCFIDFPKPLVAAVNGPAVGISVTILRLFDLVYASDRATFHTPFSHLGQTPEGCSSYTFPKLMGPGKAAEMLIFGKKLTAAEACAQGLVTEVFPDSTFQKEVWTRLKAYSKLPRNAFHCYDTDKGRGIVLSGDNFKEEDGPYLPSTVIPESRPCVFQNR, from the exons ATGGCTGGGGTAACCGGCCGACTGGTCCGGGGCTGGTGTCCGAGAGCGGTCAGGAG GCTCAGTCTCCTGCTCACTTCCATCTTGCAGTGCCTTTCATTCACTTTCTTGCCTGTGGCAAAATTTACACAGCCATTCAG TTCCCTGCAGGTCCCAGCACAGCTGCACATGAGCAAGACAGCAATGGGAGCCAGTCAGAAGGATTTTGAGAGTGCAATGAATCAGGTGAAACTGCTGGAGAAGGACCCAGGAAATGAAGTGAAGCTCAAACTCTATGCGCTCTATAAGCAG GCCACTGAAGGACCTTGTAGTACACCTAAACCAGGTGTGTTTGACTTGATCAATAAGGCCAAATGGGATGCATGGAATGCTCTTGGCAATCTGCCCAAG GAAACTGCTAGGCAGAACTATGTGGATTTGGTGTCTGGTTTGAGTTCTTCGTCTGACTCCTCTAGCCAAGTGAAGCCTGAAGCAGACAGGGAACAAGCTGGTTACGAAACCCTGGTGATGACTTCTGAAGACGGCATCACAAAGATCATGTTGAACCGGCCCACCAAAATGAATGCATTGACCACACAG ATGTATCAGGAAATCATGCTTGCACTTGAAGCTGCAAGCAAGGATGACTCTACCATAACTGTTTTAACAG GAAATGGTAGTTATTTCTCCAGTGGAAATGATCTGACTAATTTCACTCATATTTCCCCTGATGAAATAGAGGAGAAAGCTAGAAGGGGTGCCATTTTACTGAG GGATTTTGTGGGCTGTTTCATAGATTTTCCTAAGCCTCTGGTCGCAGCGGTCAATGGTCCAGCTGTGGGAATCTCTGTCACCATTCTTAGGCTATTTGATCTTGTGTATGCATCTGACAGG GCAACATTTCACACTCCTTTTAGTCACCTTGGCCAAACTCCAGAAGGGTGTTCCTCTTATACTTTTCCGAAGTTAATGGGCCCAGGCAAG GCAGCAGAAATGCTCATTTTTGGGAAGAAGTTAACTGCTGCAGAAGCCTGTGCTCAAGGACTTGTTACAGAAGTTTTTCCTGATAGCACCTTTCAGAAAGAAGTTTGGACCAGGCTGAAAGCATATTCAAAGCTCCCCCGAAAT gCATTTCATTGCTACGATACGGATAAAGGCAGAGGGATAGTTCTTTCTGGGGATAACTTTAAGGAAGAGGATGGGCCGTATTTGCCAAGCACTGTTATTCCTGAATCCAG GCCTTGCGTATTTCAAAACAGATGA
- the ECI2 gene encoding enoyl-CoA delta isomerase 2, mitochondrial isoform X3 has protein sequence MAGVTGRLVRGWCPRAVRSLPVCSSLQVPAQLHMSKTAMGASQKDFESAMNQVKLLEKDPGNEVKLKLYALYKQATEGPCSTPKPGVFDLINKAKWDAWNALGNLPKETARQNYVDLVSGLSSSSDSSSQVKPEADREQAGYETLVMTSEDGITKIMLNRPTKMNALTTQMYQEIMLALEAASKDDSTITVLTGNGSYFSSGNDLTNFTHISPDEIEEKARRGAILLRDFVGCFIDFPKPLVAAVNGPAVGISVTILRLFDLVYASDRATFHTPFSHLGQTPEGCSSYTFPKLMGPGKAAEMLIFGKKLTAAEACAQGLVTEVFPDSTFQKEVWTRLKAYSKLPRNALRISKQMIRNHEKEKLHATNAEESRILQERWLSDECMNAIMNFLSRKAKM, from the exons ATGGCTGGGGTAACCGGCCGACTGGTCCGGGGCTGGTGTCCGAGAGCGGTCAGGAG TCTGCCTGTTTGCAGTTCCCTGCAGGTCCCAGCACAGCTGCACATGAGCAAGACAGCAATGGGAGCCAGTCAGAAGGATTTTGAGAGTGCAATGAATCAGGTGAAACTGCTGGAGAAGGACCCAGGAAATGAAGTGAAGCTCAAACTCTATGCGCTCTATAAGCAG GCCACTGAAGGACCTTGTAGTACACCTAAACCAGGTGTGTTTGACTTGATCAATAAGGCCAAATGGGATGCATGGAATGCTCTTGGCAATCTGCCCAAG GAAACTGCTAGGCAGAACTATGTGGATTTGGTGTCTGGTTTGAGTTCTTCGTCTGACTCCTCTAGCCAAGTGAAGCCTGAAGCAGACAGGGAACAAGCTGGTTACGAAACCCTGGTGATGACTTCTGAAGACGGCATCACAAAGATCATGTTGAACCGGCCCACCAAAATGAATGCATTGACCACACAG ATGTATCAGGAAATCATGCTTGCACTTGAAGCTGCAAGCAAGGATGACTCTACCATAACTGTTTTAACAG GAAATGGTAGTTATTTCTCCAGTGGAAATGATCTGACTAATTTCACTCATATTTCCCCTGATGAAATAGAGGAGAAAGCTAGAAGGGGTGCCATTTTACTGAG GGATTTTGTGGGCTGTTTCATAGATTTTCCTAAGCCTCTGGTCGCAGCGGTCAATGGTCCAGCTGTGGGAATCTCTGTCACCATTCTTAGGCTATTTGATCTTGTGTATGCATCTGACAGG GCAACATTTCACACTCCTTTTAGTCACCTTGGCCAAACTCCAGAAGGGTGTTCCTCTTATACTTTTCCGAAGTTAATGGGCCCAGGCAAG GCAGCAGAAATGCTCATTTTTGGGAAGAAGTTAACTGCTGCAGAAGCCTGTGCTCAAGGACTTGTTACAGAAGTTTTTCCTGATAGCACCTTTCAGAAAGAAGTTTGGACCAGGCTGAAAGCATATTCAAAGCTCCCCCGAAAT GCCTTGCGTATTTCAAAACAGATGATCAGAAATCACGAGAAAGAAAAGCTGCATGCTACTAACGCTGAAGAAAGCAGAATCCTCCAGGAAAGGTGGCTGTCAGACGAATGCATGAATGCGATCATGAACTTCTTATCCCGAAAAGCCAAAATGTGA